The window CGCGGGGACGTCGACATCCGGGACGAGCAGGACGAACGCGCCGATGATGTACGCCGGCAGGAACACGAGCTGCGCCAGTAGGACCGGTGTCCGGCGGAACTCTCGAACGCTCATCCTCATTGCGGTCGTGACGCGGCGGTTCATCAGGCGTCACCTCCTGACTCGATCTGGTATGTGTACGCGGCCACACTCAGGAGGGCAAATAGCGAGAGGTGGCCGAGAGCTGGGACGAGGTGTTCGGTCGCTAGCGAGCCCTCGACGACGGCCTGCGTCACGATGGCGTGAGGGTGCGCGAGCGGTGCGAACTGCGTGATGCTATCCTCGATGCCGAACAGGCCACTCGCGAAGACGTTGTCCACGTCGGCCAGGATGACGAGCAGGAGTGAGCCCTCGAGTTCCCTGGGGAGCATGCTGCCGACGACGATGCCGAGCAGGCCGTATATGGCACCGGCTATCGCGAGCCCGCTGAACGTGGCGATTGGTGCTGTGATCGGATCGTCGACGAGAACAACCAGAGAAAGCGTGGCGACCACCCCGACGACGGCGCTCGCTACGGCAACGGTCGCGAACCGTGCGGTGACGAGTTCGACGCCGCGAAAGCCACAGATGGCGAGTCTACGGTCGGCGTGGCGGGCGCTAATCATCTGGAAGAGGCCTAGGACGCCCGCGAGCGCGCCAGTGGCGAACACGGCGCCGGTGATTCGTCCGACTGTCGCGACCGACCCGCTCACCGCAAAGATCCCGACGTCGGGGAACTGCCCCATGCCGACGCCGTAAATCTGGATCGACAGCGCCGGTAGGACGACCAGCAACACGACGGTGAACGGCTCCCGGATAAACGAACGCGCGCTCGCTTGGATTCCCGCAAGGGTCCGGTGAACGCCGCTCATTTGCTCTCCTCCTGGCCGGCGGTCGCTCGCTGACCGCTCCGGCGCCAGCCTCGTCGACAAAGGAGGCGGTCCGCTCACAGGCGACGCCGTCGTCTGTCGGGTCCGGGTTGAGGCTTTCGTCGTCGCCGACAATTGGGTCCGAATCGGTGAACACGAAGCCGAGGCCGTCCTCCTGCCCGAACTGTACTTGCTCACGGGCCGTCTCGAAGGCCGCCCACGTCTCCGGGTCGGTCGTCGACGCGAACTCTCCGCTGGTCGGGTCGATCGGTATCTTCGTCGTCTTCCCATCGCGTTCCTCCGCGTGCCAACAGAGCCATTGGTCGTACGCCAAGAGGGTATCCGGGATTGCATCTTGACTTGGTGGCGATTCGACCATTTATTTTCAAGTTCTAGTACGTATGCTAAGATATTCGGTTCACGGCGGTAGTTGCAGTTCCTACACCCCCTCATGGAAGAAGGATATAGGGTGTAAACGCTCCGTACAAACCGATCCGGTGGGTGTACATGCATCCGAAATCCCCGCAATATAGCTGTAATCTAGGTGTGTAGAACTTCCAAACGTCCCCAGCTAATCAACATCATAGCGATACCAGTCTCCATCATTCCCCACTGTTTCGGGTCGAACGCCACGATACTGAGAGTCAACGCCCGTTTTTGAGGATTCAGAGAAGGGTGTAGACTGACGACAAATCGCGTCTCGCTACAGGTATCGGTATTTCTGAAAGCCGCCTACACCCCCTGAAGTATGGGGGTGTATCGCCGTTTTTCCAGAATTGAGATATGGAATGCTCGGCGACTCGTCGTCATCGTATTCGCTTCGTGAAATCAGATTTTCCGCGAAGAACCCCTCTGACAGCGAGTTACGAATTGCGTCCTGCTCTCGCTTCGGTGAGTTCCAGATGCTGTTTCGCAAACCGGGTTTACACCCTTGCTCACGACTCCTATTGCGGACAAATTGCTGTATGTACACCCGGGCAGACGCCGCTCAAATCCTCTTTAACCCAGAGACTTCGATATAGAGGGATGTACTTCGTTTATAAAAGGAAAGAGAGGATGACCAACCACCGTCCGAGTTGGACTCGCTCGATTCGCGTTTTCAGACCGTCCGTAGGTGGTCCGTCTTCGGTTCGTAGACGTCACCCTTCTGCCGCAGTTTCTCGATTTCGTGTTCGGCCTTCGAGCGCTCGGTGCCCATCTCCTCGGCGCGGTCCAACACTTCCTCGATGGGCGCGCCCTCGTCGTACTCCTCCTCGATTTCGCTGATGAGGGATTTGATGTCCTTGATGCGGTCGCGCTGGCTCTTGGATTGACCCGTCTCGACGACATCGGCGTCGAACTCCCCCGTCTCGGGGTCGACGCCGATGTCCTGCAGACACGACCGGACGATTTCGATGACCCGCGTCGCGTCTTCCTGCTCGACGGAATCCGCGAGGCGCATCCGGGCGGACGCCTCCGCGAGGCGAACCAGCGCCTCCAGTTTCCGGGCCGTCACGGGAACTGGCGCGTCGTCGTCCTGCCCGCGGGCCCGCAGGTCGACGTAGAAGTCCCGAATCTCCTTTTTGGCCTCCTCGGTCATCGTCGGATAGCAGTTCCGCTTGGCGTAGGCGATGTACTTCCGGAGGAGTTCGGCCTCGATGGTCGGTTCGACCTCCTCGGTGACGTTGGCGACCTCCTCCTCGGTGACGTTCGAGGTGGCGGTGTTCTCCCGATGGGTGTGCAACTCGCCGGCGTAGTTGGTGTTGATGATGTGCTCGGCGAGGTTGGCGTCCTCCTCCTCGTCGGGCTGGTCCGTGACGGTGAATATGAGGTCGAACCGGGAGACGAGCGCGGGTTCGAGATCGATTTGCTCGCCGATGGGTTCGTACTGGTCGAACCGGCCGTATTTCGGGTTCGCCGCGCCGAGCAGCGAACAGCGGGATTTCAGGGTTGCGTTGATACCAGCTTTTGACACGCTGATGGAGTTGTGGAGCACGACACCTTGACTGACGAACGTGTTCGTCGGTTCGACGGTCACGTCGTAGACCCACTCGCAGGCGTCTTCACCTTCGTTCGGGACCGTCTCGACGTCACGAACGCGGTAGTATCGTAGGTCACACCGCTTTTCGAGCGCGGCGGCACGACGGTCGAACTCGTCGAGGGCCTCATATACGGCTTCGCGGGCGCGGTTCGTCAAATCAGCACGTCGTGCGGCGTCGTAGCCGTCGTCCTCGGCGTAGTGAATCGCGCTAGAAGTTTCGTCGTCGAGACGCTCCGCGAGTTGTCGACCCGACCAGCCGACGGCCTCGCGGACCGAAGCGAGGTCATCAGCACCTCCGAGCGCGTCCTCGATTTCCTCGGCGTGCTTCCGCAAATCCGTGAGTTCCCGCTCGACCGTCTCGACCTGCACACCGAATTCCTCATCGAGATGGGAGCGGAATTTTCCCGTCAGACTGACGCCAAGCAGGCGTTTCAAATCACGAATCTCACGTGCCGCACTCGTCGGCAACACGTCGTGGTGGCGCTTCGTCTCGTTGCTCCGCTCGACGAAAGCCATCGCGTCGTCATGTCGGTCATCGGCAGGTTCGACGACGCGCTCGACGAACCGCTCGGTCGAATCACCCATCACGTAGATCTTCCACGAATCCTCGACGCTGTCGTGATGAATCCGCGAGGCGACACCGATCTTCGAAAGCGCGTCGGCGTAGTCCTGCGCGAGGCCTTCGGAGGCAGTCGAGAACGACATCGCCTCGCTTTCGACACCGCCATCACCGGCAAATGCCCCCACGAGGAACCGTCTGATTTCCTCCTCCGATGCACCGAGCACGCGTGACGGAATCCGCTTGTCCCGTGCCGTATGCATGAACTCGGGGAAGTTGCTCTCGAACCAGCGATACAGTTTCGTCGAAACCCACCGCTTTGTCACCGTACCGGCCTCGTTCGTGGTATCGGTGCTCTCCATGCCGAACACCGACTGCATCAGGCCATCCATCCGCTCCAGCAAACGTTCGTCCTGATTCGAGAAGCCGATTTCGTGAGCCGAACCGGCATAGGAGTGGCCTTCGGCAATCAGGAACCCGAGGATCTCCGCGAGGTCACCGGAGAGTTCCGATGGTAGGTCGATGTCCTTCTCCTTGCCGACGTGGGGCTCACTGGCGAGTTCGACCGCCGCGCTCGAATTCGGTAACTTCCGGGGCGCAGGTACGAAGGCACCTTCCTCGATATCTCGTGCTTCGACGGTGCCGACCTCGCCACCGTCGTCGACGAACATCGGGTGTTCGGGCGTCACGGTGACTTCCCGGCCGTTCGAGAACGTCACCCGGACGAACTCGTCGGGCGCCTCGTGACGGCTCACGCGGTCGACCGGCAGTTTCGTCGTCTCGTTGGTCTCGAAGTCAACCGAGTGCACGCCGATATCGTCGACCGGGAGGATTTCGCAGTTCACTCCATCCACCACTTCATCGGAGTTCGTCGCCATCTGGCTGTCGACGAATTCCCCAATATCGACCCGACGTCCGTCGGAAAGTAGAACCTCAGTATCCGGATGATAGGACTGCTGCTCTAGTGCTTCGTGCATGGCAGAACGGTCCTCCGGGCGCATCTTGTCGAGTTCGTCCACCGCCGCAATCCCCTGGTCCGCGAGCACGAGCGCGCCGGCTTCCAGCGTCCATTGCTGGCCGTCGCCGAAGTCGTCGCGAACCGCGGCAGCGGTCAGACCCGCACTCGATGAACCCTTACCGGAGGTGTAGACCGAGCGTGGTGCGAGGTTTCGGACGTACTGAAGCAGCTGCGATTTCCCCGTACCGGGGTCACCGATAAGAAGCATGTGCAGGTCGCCACGAATCCGGGAGCCGTCCGGCAGGTGTTTCGTAACGCCGGAGAACAACTGCATGATGATGGCGAGTTTCTGCTGTTCGTAGCCGTAGATGGAGGGCGCCATCGACCCGACCATCTTCTCGTAGATGTCGTCGTCGTTGGAGAGTTCGATGATTTCCTTCTTGTCCTCGTCGGTGATGTTCATGTCCTCGAACTGCTCGTCTTCGATTTCCACCGAGAGGCCGTCCATGTAGACGTCGAAGATGGGCGATTTCTCCTGATTGGATTCCTGCTGGTCGAGGTGGAGAATCCCCGAGACGCGGACGTGGTCGCCGGCGGTCACCTGCCCCGTGATGTCGTCCTCGATGTGAATGTCGATGCTCTGGGGCGTTTCGCCACCGCGGAGGCCTTCGGGGGATTCCTGCACGCGGAGTTTCTGGGCGTCGACGAACTCCGATTGGTCGAAGTTGATGTTGAACGGCCCCTGGCGTTCACACCCCTGACACTCGTGGGGTTCGTGGAACTCCCCGGAGGTCTGGGGGATGCGCGTGAGGGTGCCACAGCGCTGACACTCGAAGGCTGCCTCGGTGACCTTCGGGCGGACGTCGGTCGCTTTGCGGACGATACCGGAGACGGAGATGAGTTGGCCGCGGTGGCGCGCTCGGATATCACGGATGGCGGTGGACGTCTGGAGGTTCTGGACGCGAACGTGGGCCTGCCCGAGTTTGACGTCGACCGGGAGGTCGTAGAGTCGGAGCGCCTCCTCGGCGTAATCGCGCATCTGCTCGGGTTGGGCGATGAAGTCGTCGGCGAGGTCCGGGTCGAAGCGGTAGAGGTCGTCCCAGTCGATGTACAGCGAGCGCTGTTCGTTCGGGTACTTCTGGGCGAGTTCCCCGATTTCGTTGCGATAGTAATCGCGGTAGAACTGCTCGAACTTGTCAATGACTTCCGTGTTCTCCGCGCGCGCCATGAGAGTACTCCGTCTTGGCGCCTCACCGAATAAGAAGTTTCGCAACCGGGGTGAAAGTAGAAGGTACGTATTTATATAGAGGCAATCGTCCCGGATTCCGGTCCGAAGCGAACCGGCTCTCGAAGAGGTGCTGTCAGGCCCGAAGTTTCATATCTCGATAGGTGGTAGCACTCAACGAGCAACTCATGAGCAAAACTCCGTCTCGCAGCCGGCACTCGTCCGTCATCGAAGCGGAATTTTCGCTTCAGGGGTCGAAGTACCCGTTCGTAGGCGTCTCCGAGACGGAATCCTGCACGTTCGAACTCGCCAAGATACTGCCCCGCTGCGGCGGCGAATACTCGGAGTTCTTCAACGTTACCGACGTCCGTCCGGGCCGTATCATGGATGCTGCGGCCGGCAACGAACTGGTCGAGGTTGACCTCCTCAACGAATACGACGATGGCGGCCTCTTCGAGTTCCAGGTAGGGACCAGCTGTCCGGCCGTGACGCTCGCCGAACTCGGCGCCCACCCGCGGGAGGTCCACAGCAGCGACGGTGACGGCCGCATCGTCGCCGAGATCCCGCCGCAAAACGAACCCCCGGAAGTCATCAAAGCGTTCCTCGATGAGGTTCCGGAGGCGGAGTTCACCGGAAAACGGACGAAGGAGACCATCACGCCGCTTTTCACCCCGGAAGCGATTCAGCAGGTGCTCCATTCCCAGTTGACCGACCGACAGCTCGAACTGCTGGAAGCCGCCTTCGAGGCGGGCTACTACGACTGGCCGCGGCGCTGTACGGGCGAGGAACTCGCCGAGGAGTTCGACATCTCGTCGGCGACCTTCTCCGAACACATCCACACCGCCGAACGGCGACTGCTTACCGTGCTGTTCGATGGGTTGAATTCACCCTGAAAGTGAGGCTACCCGAAGGGTTCGGACGTTTCGGTTTCGCGATCAGGATTCGTCGGAATCGAGCCGTGAGACGGTCGTTCGGCCGTCCGCATACACCGTTACCTCAGTGCCTTCGTAGCGGAATCTGGCGAAGCCATCCGAAAGCGCCGTCCCGTGGGGGTCCTCCCGGGCGAACAATTGGTCGAGCGCGTCCGAATCGATTACCTCGTAGAGCGGTTGCATCTCATCGGGCGCCGTCGCCGTTGCTTGGGAAACGGCCTTGATGACGCTATAAGACGGCGACAGGTCCGCTTCGGCTCGGTTGATAATGTACACCTGCGTCTCCGGGTCGAATTCCGCAACGGCGTCGACTCCAAGGCGCTCGGGTATTGCCATGATAGAGGACTAGTAAGGATTGGCAATAGCCATGGTCCCTAAGCATCAAGGGTTGGATAGAGATGTAGGCGTCGTGAGACGTCGATTTAGCCGGGGATTCTGCGGAGAGCAAGAAGGACAGCAACCAACGCGGGGGGTGGGTCCCGCTTAGAACGGGAACAGCGAGTCGGCGTCGGTATCGCGCTCGATGAGTTCGATTTCGTGGCCGTCCTGGTCCTTCGTGAACGCGTAGAGGTCGTCACAGTCGGCGGGGTCCCGG of the Natronomonas halophila genome contains:
- a CDS encoding LAGLIDADG family homing endonuclease; the protein is MARAENTEVIDKFEQFYRDYYRNEIGELAQKYPNEQRSLYIDWDDLYRFDPDLADDFIAQPEQMRDYAEEALRLYDLPVDVKLGQAHVRVQNLQTSTAIRDIRARHRGQLISVSGIVRKATDVRPKVTEAAFECQRCGTLTRIPQTSGEFHEPHECQGCERQGPFNINFDQSEFVDAQKLRVQESPEGLRGGETPQSIDIHIEDDITGQVTAGDHVRVSGILHLDQQESNQEKSPIFDVYMDGLSVEIEDEQFEDMNITDEDKKEIIELSNDDDIYEKMVGSMAPSIYGYEQQKLAIIMQLFSGVTKHLPDGSRIRGDLHMLLIGDPGTGKSQLLQYVRNLAPRSVYTSGKGSSSAGLTAAAVRDDFGDGQQWTLEAGALVLADQGIAAVDELDKMRPEDRSAMHEALEQQSYHPDTEVLLSDGRRVDIGEFVDSQMATNSDEVVDGVNCEILPVDDIGVHSVDFETNETTKLPVDRVSRHEAPDEFVRVTFSNGREVTVTPEHPMFVDDGGEVGTVEARDIEEGAFVPAPRKLPNSSAAVELASEPHVGKEKDIDLPSELSGDLAEILGFLIAEGHSYAGSAHEIGFSNQDERLLERMDGLMQSVFGMESTDTTNEAGTVTKRWVSTKLYRWFESNFPEFMHTARDKRIPSRVLGASEEEIRRFLVGAFAGDGGVESEAMSFSTASEGLAQDYADALSKIGVASRIHHDSVEDSWKIYVMGDSTERFVERVVEPADDRHDDAMAFVERSNETKRHHDVLPTSAAREIRDLKRLLGVSLTGKFRSHLDEEFGVQVETVERELTDLRKHAEEIEDALGGADDLASVREAVGWSGRQLAERLDDETSSAIHYAEDDGYDAARRADLTNRAREAVYEALDEFDRRAAALEKRCDLRYYRVRDVETVPNEGEDACEWVYDVTVEPTNTFVSQGVVLHNSISVSKAGINATLKSRCSLLGAANPKYGRFDQYEPIGEQIDLEPALVSRFDLIFTVTDQPDEEEDANLAEHIINTNYAGELHTHRENTATSNVTEEEVANVTEEVEPTIEAELLRKYIAYAKRNCYPTMTEEAKKEIRDFYVDLRARGQDDDAPVPVTARKLEALVRLAEASARMRLADSVEQEDATRVIEIVRSCLQDIGVDPETGEFDADVVETGQSKSQRDRIKDIKSLISEIEEEYDEGAPIEEVLDRAEEMGTERSKAEHEIEKLRQKGDVYEPKTDHLRTV
- a CDS encoding bacterio-opsin activator domain-containing protein → MSKTPSRSRHSSVIEAEFSLQGSKYPFVGVSETESCTFELAKILPRCGGEYSEFFNVTDVRPGRIMDAAAGNELVEVDLLNEYDDGGLFEFQVGTSCPAVTLAELGAHPREVHSSDGDGRIVAEIPPQNEPPEVIKAFLDEVPEAEFTGKRTKETITPLFTPEAIQQVLHSQLTDRQLELLEAAFEAGYYDWPRRCTGEELAEEFDISSATFSEHIHTAERRLLTVLFDGLNSP
- a CDS encoding HalOD1 output domain-containing protein codes for the protein MAIPERLGVDAVAEFDPETQVYIINRAEADLSPSYSVIKAVSQATATAPDEMQPLYEVIDSDALDQLFAREDPHGTALSDGFARFRYEGTEVTVYADGRTTVSRLDSDES